A genomic region of Nymphalis io chromosome 3, ilAglIoxx1.1, whole genome shotgun sequence contains the following coding sequences:
- the LOC126781116 gene encoding E3 ubiquitin-protein ligase lubel isoform X2: protein MLKNRGRDPRSAIPSTPLLVRSIAPRAPMAKPEPDYEVVEFPADQYVNAKMQPPPPPPPRPATGHPIDAGASCGLCGGGGARVRCTECGRRALCASCDDMYHRHPKRRHHQRQALSYSQLLDERPPLPPKAAPPVPPPRRHKISGERSSASPRPSVMDQRRATLNTSVGAHNPMSTITNPNHITTQRALIQQPQGAVPNMSHMGSMPYLPSAVHHANATVANQEQSMAMGQFSSWGRPRGSLQGFNMTPNMMQPLPLEPWEVRENLSTQSWGRPLRRGASVMELGGGPTGCTGCAHCAANANPWRYGSCANLDHQWIGPSPVPGAGPWPQTCCSPHSAPHNPHIPTHPHPHLPQTPQPYRRMDSRGVSRAASRAGSRAASPALSLRSRTSRRSKHRTPSPPIPSSDADSESEVESDHPETLNKDEDNSLGPAPPPPAATWQCEHCTFVNEPGVRVCAVCCRTPTVKPKIVTDVINNGVERLKVTEKSSRSPSIQSSHAVEKTLIKTDDKSKKTRSTKERTSTGCGPSPPREDKLLLKSKNTTPTREQSNERSEQTRIRHDIAVGPSPPKEILDGQRTSLLKNNPIIQSSNQTSNNLRSSSRIGSPIDGSSKLHNISVGPSPPRDSPKRTMSSYQSNSINFQKKSVGSSPPRENVDSRPLSRSSRTNTGTSPPPQNISTQTYEVPNNWERAQSVARSRPRRRLREENRRERSHSRLSLSSDTRESERSVRTSGNRWEWREPRDSSPNADWSESERRRTSRLTRRASHLDVRRRPGQRSSMYGSEAPSPEPFSSNRAISLEALAGAGSRSDAERGLELARLMTDAEKLGFSAAEVHAALAQNPVAPLAWLSERWPSLCAGVRAAAARLAPGVNVTELEARASLAKHRGAMWPAVNDCVERSRRQTEVIGEEGRLRGHVWGPPTGADDEGAPPFAFSSRLHRNREDSSDEFEVTTNRFQDDDWMYLPLEINTKTNHEFESPIIKDHTDVANNSSLDIAEKLKSLLIQAGIPSADEKLLLKGLLGNHSLYSENSDINHSKTFEQDKPNVTDLVQSENDFIAAYNALTRLSPLPSVNKNDVTETSDVLEQIETQKPQDSIDYFSANVSKDHNLIKETIAFKSQSIEKNTNSELRNVPERKISTENNVPQETIGEIEDIVQNTNVININDVKEDKSINLNEIVDNTQKIIQQMKREINSDINSINDKSNSQSEVGDRSNDSHSSSEKESSYSDTDGDGTEDLSSDEKDTSTSDDENPNDKFEDQMSIHRTSSEENEQFEEAMDHVETELEDFKQTNIEILNSIARSLQEEHTLTIEITESKDKNYTQQMSQDMNNNLFAAVNSFEEIYAELNNDKQKKEDQTINKFPDMNKLKSSSNNNSKTKIKSKFNPAYTQQQIDISIFRPDSPIELVITNQMPQLFTATLEEFDNLEEKDNSSQERDLSEAVTEAVEESSKEVIKNNITNEYLELREESSVHINDNLEILKDNITATDMLLTITTNDSNANEKDFNQINSDQSEEIVNKNLSDNMHQETIGSLEQSNAHAQAYKENAEKNTLTESAKIKTHHITNKSNIPKLVKTIQSTKQKIENKNLPKLIASKVPIRRASLKQYPAPNPPKRHFGDIQSGHVKQLQTRLFNNKIVKTNIETFAMPEIRASTSTSKKSPAPSPPTQPAIQDQDTGLPKDKNVFFRETCRTEDEWTESDPEDQDFQINLNKVEEPIPTPVSQIPPVTLRHISGQLIDLANVRLPEGSPERQARMLLAEGATETWEQAQLAVDLISQGTDPPAALLAALECADLSSALAYLHQDCELCASKFPEHEMVSMLRCTHRCCRECARHYFTVQITERSIVDCVCPYCKEPELENLPEDDWLDYFAHMDILLKTLLEIEVHELFQRKLRDRTLAKDPNFKWCVECSSGFFVHPKQKKLRCPECKSITCSSCRKQWTVNHDGITCEQYAAWLEDNDPERSIAAVQQHLRENGLECPRCHFKYSLSRGGCMHFTCTQCKYEFCFGCGKPFTMGARCGLSEYCARLGLHAHHPRNCLFYLRDKEPHELQTLLQMNNVSYETEAAEGSNNRCPIQLQRETPTGLVDTTCGSEVQPKQAGLCKNHYLEYLSRLVRGQRVDPLPILGVDDLETLVRRAALRPPPRPYGSLDGLYKRGLAEIVREKIPLD from the exons atgttGAAAAACCGAGGGCGGGACCCGCGCTCGGCAATACCGAGCACTCCCCTGCTAGTCCGTTCTATTGCACCCCGAGCTCCTATGGCAAAACCAGAACCAGACTACGAAGTTGTAGAGTTCCCTGCCGATCAATACGTCAACGCAAAAATGCAGCCACCACCGCCACCTCCGCCAAGACCAGCTACAG GTCACCCAATAGATGCGGGTGCCTCCTGCGGCTTGTGCGGCGGGGGCGGAGCACGAGTACGATGCACGGAGTGCGGCCGACGAGCTCTGTGCGCGTCGTGCGATGATATGTACCATAGACACCCAAAACGAAGACATCATCAACGAcaa GCCCTCTCGTATTCACAACTTCTCGACGAAAGACCCCCGCTGCCACCGAAAGCTGCTCCGCCCGTGCCGCCGCCGCGAAGACATAAG ATAAGCGGCGAGAGGTCAAGTGCTAGTCCCCGACCATCCGTTATGGACCAACGTCGAGCTACTCTTAACACGTCAGTGGGAGCGCATAATCCAATGTCGACGATAACTAATCCCAATCACATCACCACACAACGCGCACTTATTCAACAGCCGCAGGGAGCAGTTCCGAACATGTCACACATGGGCAGCATGCCATATTTACCAAGTGCCGTCCATCACGCAAATGCGACTGTTGCCAATCAGGAGCAAAGCATGGCCATGGGACAATTTTCTTCTTGGGGCCGACCACGTGGTTCTCTTCAGGGATTTAATATGACTCCAAACATG ATGCAACCTCTTCCTCTAGAGCCATGGGAAGTACGGGAGAACTTATCCACACAGAGTTGGGGACGCCCTTTAAGACGAGGAGCATCGGTCATGGAGTTAGGCGGAGGCCCGACCGGATGCACTGGTTGCGCTCATTGCGCAGCTAACGCTAATCCTTGGCGTTACGGAAGTTGTGCTAACTTAGATCATCAATGGATTGGACCAAGCCCTGTACCTGGTGCTGGCCCATGGCCACAGACATGTTGTAGCCCACATTCAGCACCACACAACCCTCACATACCGACCCATCCACATCCACATTTGCCGCAAACACCACAGCCCTATCGTAGAA TGGATAGTCGAGGAGTTTCACGTGCAGCTTCCCGGGCAGGTTCTCGAGCAGCTTCACCAGCGCTAAGCTTACGATCACGCACATCACGGCGTTCTAAACATCGAACCCCGTCTCCTCCTATACCATCAAGTGACGCTGACTCTGAGAGTGAAGTAGAAAGCGACCATCCAGAAACACTAAATAAAGATGAAGATAACTCCTTAGGACCCGCTCCACCACCACCCGCTGCTACTTGGCAATGTGAACATTGCACATTTGTTAATGAGCCTGGAGTCAGAGTGTGTGCAGTATGCTGTCGAACACCAACTGTCAAACCGAAAATTGTTACCGACGTTATTAATAACGGTGTAGAGAGACTTAAAGTCACAGAAAAATCCTCACGATCACCTTCCATACAATCTAGTCATGCAGTTGAGAAGACTTTAATAAAAACTG acgACAAAAGCAAAAAAACTAGATCAACTAAAGAACGTACGTCTACAGGATGTGGACCGTCTCCGCCAAGGgaagataaattattacttaaatccAAAAATACTACTCCAACAAGGGAGCAAAGTAATGAACGTTCAGAACAAACCCGGATTCGTCATGATATAGCTGTAGGGCCGTCTCCTCCAAAAGAAATACTAGATGGACAGAGAACatctttattgaaaaataatcctATTATTCAATCTTCAAATCAAACATCGAATAACTTAAGATCGTCTTCTAGAATTGGCAGTCCCATAGACGGGTCTTCAAAGCTGCATAATATTTCTGTCGGTCCTTCTCCACCACGTGATAGTCCTAAACGCACAATGTCTTCTTACCAAAGTAACTccataaattttcaaaaaaagtcCGTTGGAAGCTCACCTCCTCGAGAAAATGTTGACAGTCGACCTTTATCCAGATCTAGCCGTACTAATACTGGAACTTCTCCACCGCCACAGAATATTTCTACGCAg actTATGAAGTACCAAATAATTGGGAGCGAGCTCAATCAGTAGCTAGATCTCGGCCACGACGACGCTTGAGAGAAGAGAATCGACGAGAAAGATCTCATAGTAGACTCTCCTTATCCAGTGATACACGA GAAAGCGAAAGGAGTGTTCGTACAAGCGGTAACAGATGGGAATGGCGAGAGCCTCGTGATAGTAGTCCGAACGCAGACTGGAGTGAGAGCGAACGGCGGCGCACCAGTCGCCTCACACGACGGGCGTCACATCTTGACGTCCGACGAAGACCAGGACAACGTTCCAGCATGTATGGATCTGAG GCTCCTTCACCGGAACCATTCTCAAGTAACCGCGCTATATCGCTCGAAGCACTGGCCGGAGCTGGATCGAGGAGTGACGCCGAAAGGGGCTTAGAATTGGCACGTTTAATGACCGATGCTGAAAAACTAGGTTTTAGTGCAGCAGAAGTACATGCCGCTTTAGCGCAAAATCCAGTAGCACCACTAGCATGGTTAAGTGAGCGGTGGCCAAGTCTGTGTGCAGGAGTTCGCGCCGCTGCAGCTCGACTCGCTCCAGGTGTTAACGTCACTGAGCTCGAAGCCCGTGCGTCATTGGCAAAACATAGAGGAGCAATGTGGCCTGCTGTCAACGACTGTGTGGAGAGATCTCGACGGCAG ACAGAAGTTATCGGTGAAGAAGGTAGATTGCGAGGCCACGTATGGGGTCCACCAACCGGAGCAGACGATGAAGGGGCACCACCCTTTGCATTTTCCAGCCGCTTACACCGCAATCGCG AAGACAGTTCAGACGAATTCGAAGTAACTACAAACAGATTTCAAGACGATGACTGGATGTACTTACCATTAGAAATAAATACCAAGACTAATCACGAATTTGAAAGTCCGATAATAAAGGATCACACAGATGTGGCTAACAACAGTAGTCTAGATATAgcagaaaaattaaaaagtctaTTAATTCAAGCTGGTATTCCCTCAGCTGatgaaaaattacttttaaagggTTTGTTAGGCAACCATTCTTTGTATTCTGAGAATAGTGACATAAACCATAGTAAAACATTTGAACAAGATAAACCCAATGTAACAGATTTAGTTCAATCTGAAAATGATTTCATAGCTGCATACAACGCATTAACAAGACTAAGCCCATTACCAAGTGTAAACAAAAATGACGTTACTGAAACAAGCGATGTTTTGGAACAGATTGAAACACAAAAGCCTCAAGATAGTATTGATTATTTCTCGGCAAATGTATCAAAAGATCATAATTTGATAAAGGAAACAATAGCCTTTAAATCACAGTcaatagaaaaaaacacaaatagtgAATTAAGAAACGTTCCTGAGAGGAAAATATCAACAGAAAATAATGTACCTCAAGAGACAATAGGTGAAATTGAAGACATTGTTCAAAAtactaatgtaataaatataaatgatgtgAAAGAAGATAAATCAATCAACCTTAACGAAATAGTGGacaatacacaaaaaataatccAACAAATGAAGAGGGAAATCAACTCTGATATTAATTCcataaatgataaaagtaaCTCACAAAGCGAAGTCGGCGATAGATCTAATGATTCACATTCATCTTCTGAAAAAGAATCAAGTTATAGCGACACAGACGGAGACGGCACAGAAGACTTGTCGTCTGATGAAAAGGATACATCAACTAGTGACGACGAAAACCCTAATGATAAATTTGAAGACCAGATGTCAATCCACAGAACTAGTTCGGAAGAGAATGAACAGTTTGAAGAGGCAATGGATCATGTCGAAACTGAACTTGAAGATTTTAAGCaaacaaatatagaaatattaaattccaTCGCAAGAAGTTTACAGGAAGAACATACTTTAACAATAGAAATTACTGaatcaaaagataaaaattatacacagCAGATGAGCCAAGATatgaataacaatttatttgctGCAGTTAATTCGTTTGAAGAAATATATGCAGAACTCAAcaatgataaacaaaaaaaagaagacCAAACGATTAATAAGTTTCCTGATATGAACAAACTCAAAAGCTcttcaaataataatagcaaaactaaaataaaaagtaaatttaatccTGCTTATACCCAACAACAAATAGACATTTCTATTTTCAGACCTGATTCGCCTATTGAGTTAGTAATTACTAACCAGATGCCTCAACTCTTTACGGCAACTTTAGAAGAATTTGATAATTTAGAAGAAAAAGATAATAGTTCTCAAGAACGAGATCTTAGTGAAGCAGTTACTGAAGCAGTAGAGGAATCCTCGaaagaagtaattaaaaataacattacaaatgAGTATTTAGAATTAAGGGAGGAAAGTAGTGTACATATTAATGATaatcttgaaattttaaaagataatataaccGCCACAGACATGTTATTAACAATAACCACAAACGATAGTAATGCCAACGAAAAAgatttcaatcaaattaattCAGATCAGAGTgaagaaattgttaataaaaacttaagtgATAATATGCATCAGGAAACTATTGGTTCATTGGAACAGTCAAATGCACATGCACAAGCATATAAAGAAAATGCTGAGAAAAATACTTTGACTGAGagtgcaaaaataaaaacacatcatataactaataaatcaaatattccGAAACTTGTAAAAACAATCCAAAGTACCAAACAAAAGATAGAGAATAAAAATTTACCTAAACTTATAGCATCCAAAGTTCCTATTCGTAGAGCAAGCTTGAAACAGTATCCTGCACCTAATCCTCCAAAAAGACATTTTGGTGACATCCAAAGTGGACATGTTAAACAACTACAAACTAGACTGTTCAACAACAAAATAGTTAAAACTAATATTGAAACATTTGCGATGCCCGAAATTAGGGCTTCAACTTCTACATCAAAAAAAAGTCCAGCTCCTTCTCCTCCAACACAACCAGCTATACAAGATCAAGACACCGGCTTACCAAAAgataagaatgtttttttcaGAGAAACATGTCGTACAGAAGATGAATGGACCGAAAGTGACCCAGAAGATCAAGATttccaaataaatttaaacaaagtgGAGGAACCGATTCCTACCCCTGTTTCGCAAATACCACCGGTAACTTTACGACATATTTCTGGCCAACTAATCGACTTAGCTAATGTTCGATTACCTGAGGGTTCACCAgag AGACAAGCACGAATGCTATTAGCAGAAGGCGCAACAGAAACTTGGGAGCAGGCGCAGCTTGCGGTGGACTTGATCTCACAAGGAACAGATCCTCCTGCTGCTCTTTTGGCTGCTTTAGAATGTGCAGATCTTTCATCAGCTCTTGCGTACTTACACCAAGACTGTGAACTTTGCGCATCAAAGTTTCCGGAACATGAG ATGGTATCTATGTTACGTTGTACACACAGATGTTGTCGAGAATGTGCTCGCCATTACTTTACAGTACAAATAACGGAACGTAGTATTGTAGACTGCGTTTGTCCATATTGTAAAGAACCGGAGTTGGAAAACCTTCCAGAAGATGATTGGCTTGACTACTTTGCCCATATGGATATATTACTAAAAACATTGTTGGAAATAGAAGTACATGAACTTTTTCAAAGAAAG TTGCGTGATAGGACTCTTGCAAAAGATCCTAATTTTAAATGGTGTGTCGAATGTTCTTCAGGATTTTTCGTACATCCAAAACAAAAGAAGTTACGCTGTCCTGAGTGCAAATCAATTACTTGCTCAAGTTGTAGAAAACAG TGGACAGTCAATCATGACGGAATAACGTGCGAGCAATACGCAGCATGGCTTGAAGACAACGATCCCGAGAGATCTATAGCAGCCGTTCAACAACATCTACGAGAGAACGGACTGGAATGCCCGAgatgtcattttaaatattcattatccag AGGCGGCTGTATGCACTTCACTTGCACGCAATGCAAATATGAGTTCTGCTTCGGGTGTGGGAAGCCATTCACGATGGGAGCGCGCTGCGGGCTCAGCGAGTACTGCGCTCGATTAGGCCTACATGCACACCATCCGCGTAATTGTCTTTTCTATCTACGTGATAAGGAACCGCATGAATTACAGACACTTTTACAA ATGAATAATGTGTCCTACGAAACGGAAGCAGCAGAGGGTAGCAATAATCGATGTCCAATACAGTTGCAACGAGAAACTCCCACTGGACTCGTAGATACCACCTGTGGCAGTGAAGTACAACCAAAACAGGCAGGACTTTGCAA GAACCATTACTTGGAGTACTTGAGCCGACTGGTGCGAGGCCAAAGAGTCGACCCGTTGCCGATCTTGGGAGTGGACGACTTAGAAACGCTAGTACGTCGAGCCGCATTACGACCTCCACCACGGCCCTACGGCTCGCTCGACGGCCTCTACAAACGGGGCCTTGCTgag atcgTTAGGGAGAAGATACCTCTCGACTGA